The proteins below come from a single Cylindrospermopsis raciborskii Cr2010 genomic window:
- the phnE gene encoding phosphonate ABC transporter, permease protein PhnE, giving the protein MSPKLETPVSSPNVLAMLEKEAKLVTTKKVLLVLAIAVALIASYLQSELNFLVLLQRGDNMVEYVKSYFLPDFSDWGYYFSETVITISMGLWGTLMAAIVSVPLSILASNNMCPIWIVQPTRRVLDAMRAINEIVFALIFVVAVGLGPFAGVLALFVHTTGVLGKLFSEAVESIEPGPVDGIRATGASHIQEVIYGVIPQVMPLWTSFTLYRFESNVRSASVLGIVGAGGIGVSLYQSFGAFQYQKVCAILIVLVAATAIIDLLSAKIRSWLV; this is encoded by the coding sequence ATGTCCCCGAAATTAGAAACCCCAGTTTCTTCTCCTAATGTCTTGGCAATGTTAGAGAAAGAAGCCAAACTTGTCACTACCAAAAAAGTTCTGTTAGTTTTAGCAATTGCTGTGGCCCTTATTGCCTCCTATCTACAAAGTGAATTAAATTTCTTAGTGCTTTTGCAACGTGGAGACAATATGGTGGAGTATGTTAAATCATATTTTCTACCAGACTTTTCCGACTGGGGATATTACTTTTCTGAAACTGTAATTACAATTTCTATGGGACTCTGGGGAACCCTAATGGCGGCGATCGTTTCTGTTCCCTTATCCATCCTAGCATCCAATAATATGTGCCCAATATGGATTGTGCAACCAACAAGGCGAGTATTAGATGCTATGCGTGCTATTAATGAAATAGTGTTTGCATTGATATTTGTAGTGGCAGTGGGGTTAGGTCCCTTTGCAGGGGTATTGGCCTTATTTGTACACACCACTGGAGTATTGGGTAAATTGTTCTCTGAAGCAGTAGAATCTATTGAACCGGGTCCAGTGGATGGGATTAGAGCTACTGGTGCTAGTCATATTCAAGAGGTCATTTATGGTGTGATTCCCCAGGTTATGCCTTTGTGGACTTCTTTTACGCTTTATAGATTTGAATCTAATGTCCGCTCCGCTTCTGTTCTGGGCATAGTGGGAGCTGGTGGCATAGGTGTTTCACTTTATCAAAGCTTTGGCGCTTTCCAATATCAAAAAGTCTGTGCGATTTTAATTGTTCTAGTAGCAGCTACTGCTATAATTGATTTGTTATCTGCTAAGATAAGAAGTTGGTTGGTTTAG
- the phnH gene encoding phosphonate C-P lyase system protein PhnH translates to MSNILTQIPGFSDPVHDAQQTFRALLCADAQPGKPEKIHVQIKVPQGLTPACGAACLTLLDLDVKLWIQPTFSSSVRNWLLFHTGCQLTPDPQQADFALIQDLASMAELSVFNPGTAEKPEDSTTLLIQIASFNGGKSITLTGPGNLSPKTIAPSITSTFWEFWEQNYPLYPLGIDVFLFTEDSVMGLPRTAKHS, encoded by the coding sequence ATGTCAAACATACTTACTCAAATACCGGGGTTTTCTGATCCTGTCCATGATGCCCAGCAAACATTTCGCGCTTTGCTATGTGCTGATGCACAACCAGGAAAACCTGAAAAAATCCATGTCCAGATTAAAGTCCCTCAGGGGTTAACGCCAGCTTGCGGTGCAGCTTGTCTGACTCTGTTGGATTTAGATGTCAAACTGTGGATACAACCCACATTCTCTTCCTCAGTGAGAAATTGGTTGTTGTTTCACACTGGGTGTCAACTAACACCAGACCCACAGCAAGCGGACTTTGCCTTAATTCAAGACTTGGCATCTATGGCGGAATTATCTGTTTTTAACCCAGGAACAGCGGAAAAACCGGAAGATTCCACAACCTTGCTGATACAGATAGCAAGTTTTAATGGCGGAAAATCTATCACCTTAACAGGTCCAGGAAATTTATCACCTAAAACCATAGCACCTAGCATTACTAGCACTTTTTGGGAATTCTGGGAACAGAATTATCCGCTTTATCCTCTGGGAATAGATGTTTTTCTATTTACAGAAGATTCCGTAATGGGACTACCCAGAACTGCAAAACACTCATGA
- the psbA gene encoding photosystem II q(b) protein, which yields MTTTIQQRQSANVWDRFCEFITSTNNRLYIGWFGVLMIPTLLAATTCFIIAFIAAPPVDIDGIREPVAGSLMYGNNIISGAVVPSSNAIGLHFYPIWEAASLDEWLYNGGPYQLVIFHFLIGVACYLGREWELSFRLGMRPWICVAFSAPLAAATAVFLIYPIGQGSFSDGMPLGISGTFNFMIVFQAEHNILMHPFHMLGVAGVFGGSLFSAMHGSLVTSSLVRETTETESQNYGYKFGQEEETYNIVAAHGYFGRLIFQYASFNNSRSLHFFLAAWPVVGIWFTALGVSTMAFNLNGFNFNQSIIDSQGRVIGTWADVINRANLGMEVMHERNAHNFPLDLAAGEVAPVALTAPAING from the coding sequence ATGACCACCACCATTCAACAGCGCCAAAGCGCCAACGTATGGGATCGCTTCTGTGAATTTATCACCAGCACCAACAACCGCCTTTATATTGGCTGGTTCGGCGTGTTAATGATCCCCACCCTACTTGCAGCTACCACTTGCTTCATCATTGCTTTCATTGCTGCTCCCCCCGTTGACATCGACGGTATCCGCGAACCCGTAGCTGGTTCCTTAATGTACGGTAACAACATCATCTCTGGTGCTGTTGTTCCCTCCTCCAACGCTATTGGTTTGCACTTCTACCCAATTTGGGAAGCTGCATCCTTAGATGAATGGTTATACAACGGTGGTCCTTACCAACTAGTAATTTTCCACTTCTTGATTGGTGTAGCCTGCTACCTAGGTCGTGAATGGGAACTATCCTTCCGTTTAGGCATGCGCCCTTGGATTTGCGTAGCATTCTCCGCTCCTTTGGCAGCAGCTACCGCAGTATTCTTAATCTACCCCATCGGACAAGGTTCCTTCTCTGATGGTATGCCTTTAGGCATCTCTGGAACCTTCAACTTCATGATTGTGTTCCAAGCAGAGCATAACATCCTCATGCACCCCTTCCACATGCTAGGAGTAGCAGGTGTATTCGGTGGTAGCTTGTTCAGCGCTATGCACGGTTCCTTGGTAACATCTTCCTTAGTAAGAGAAACAACCGAAACCGAGTCTCAGAACTATGGTTACAAGTTCGGACAAGAGGAAGAAACCTACAACATCGTAGCAGCACACGGTTACTTCGGACGATTGATATTCCAATATGCTTCATTCAACAACAGCCGTTCACTACACTTCTTCTTGGCAGCATGGCCAGTAGTAGGAATCTGGTTTACAGCACTGGGTGTAAGCACCATGGCATTCAACCTGAATGGATTCAACTTCAACCAATCCATCATTGATTCTCAAGGACGGGTAATCGGTACATGGGCTGACGTAATCAACCGCGCTAACCTAGGTATGGAAGTAATGCACGAGCGTAATGCGCACAACTTCCCCTTAGACCTAGCTGCTGGTGAAGTAGCACCTGTAGCATTAACCGCTCCCGCAATCAACGGTTAA
- a CDS encoding AAA family ATPase produces the protein MPKHFNTAGPCQSDIHYMLSPTVRLPDLKALIDGRNYFIIHAPRQVGKTTAMIALAQELTDSGEYTAVMLSVEVGSGFSHNPQQAEQVILQEWKQAIKFYLPKELQPSYWPEGETDSGIGKTLSEWSTQSPRPLVIFLDEIDSLTDEALIFILRQLRSGFPRRPRAFPHSVGLIGMRDVRDYKVKSGGSKRLNTSSPFNIKAESLTLSNFTLSEVEELYLQHTQATGQVFTPEAIHQAFYLTDGQPWLVNALARQATQVLVKDITQPITAEVINQAKEILIRRQDTHLDSLAERLREDRVRDIIQPMLAGEDLADTPEDNLRYVLDLGLCRRDRGGGLEIANPIYREILPKALASVAIASLTSVEPNWLNPDGTLNPQILLDSFLEFWRQHGEPLLKSAPYHEIAPHLVLMAFLHRVVNGGGTLEREYAIGSGRMDICLRYGKVVMGIELKVRKEKLDPLTQGLIQLDKYLDGLGLDTGWLVIFDRRAGLPPMGERISTEQAISPGGRTITVIRS, from the coding sequence ATGCCCAAACACTTTAATACTGCTGGTCCTTGCCAATCTGATATCCACTATATGCTCTCCCCAACGGTTCGACTACCGGATTTGAAAGCACTAATTGATGGTCGCAATTACTTTATCATTCATGCGCCGCGACAAGTAGGCAAAACCACCGCTATGATAGCTCTAGCTCAAGAATTGACTGATAGTGGGGAATACACCGCCGTCATGCTCTCTGTGGAAGTAGGATCGGGATTTTCCCATAATCCCCAGCAAGCGGAGCAGGTTATTTTACAAGAATGGAAACAGGCAATTAAGTTTTACTTACCCAAAGAACTACAACCATCCTATTGGCCAGAGGGTGAAACAGACTCAGGAATAGGCAAAACTTTAAGTGAGTGGTCTACCCAATCTCCAAGACCTCTTGTAATCTTTTTAGATGAAATAGATTCCCTGACAGATGAAGCTTTAATCTTTATTTTAAGACAATTACGTTCGGGTTTTCCCCGTCGTCCCCGGGCGTTTCCCCATTCGGTGGGGTTGATTGGTATGCGGGATGTGCGGGACTATAAGGTTAAATCCGGTGGAAGTAAAAGACTTAATACTTCCAGTCCTTTCAATATCAAGGCTGAGTCTTTAACCCTCAGTAATTTTACTTTATCAGAAGTAGAAGAACTTTACTTACAACATACGCAAGCTACGGGACAGGTGTTTACCCCGGAAGCCATCCATCAGGCATTTTATTTGACCGATGGACAACCGTGGTTAGTTAACGCCCTAGCTCGTCAAGCTACTCAGGTTTTAGTGAAAGATATCACCCAACCCATTACTGCTGAAGTGATTAACCAAGCCAAGGAAATTCTGATTCGACGCCAGGATACCCATTTAGATAGCTTGGCAGAAAGATTACGGGAAGATAGGGTCAGGGACATTATTCAACCTATGTTAGCTGGTGAAGACTTAGCTGATACGCCAGAAGATAACTTACGATACGTGTTAGATCTGGGTTTATGCCGTCGCGATCGCGGGGGTGGACTGGAAATTGCTAACCCTATTTATCGAGAGATTTTACCTAAAGCTTTAGCCTCCGTGGCGATCGCCTCTTTAACTTCGGTGGAACCCAACTGGTTAAACCCTGATGGCACACTCAACCCTCAAATCCTATTAGACTCTTTTTTGGAATTTTGGCGACAACATGGGGAACCACTGCTCAAAAGTGCGCCCTACCATGAGATTGCTCCTCACTTGGTGTTAATGGCATTTTTGCATCGGGTAGTGAATGGTGGTGGTACGTTAGAACGAGAATATGCCATTGGTTCTGGGAGGATGGATATTTGTTTGCGCTATGGCAAAGTGGTGATGGGCATAGAGTTAAAGGTGCGGAAAGAAAAGTTAGATCCGCTAACCCAGGGTTTGATCCAATTGGATAAATATCTGGATGGTTTAGGATTGGATACAGGTTGGTTAGTGATTTTCGATCGCCGTGCGGGGTTACCACCCATGGGAGAGAGAATTAGTACGGAGCAAGCTATTAGTCCAGGGGGACGCACTATTACCGTTATTCGCAGTTAG
- a CDS encoding alpha-D-ribose 1-methylphosphonate 5-triphosphate diphosphatase, with amino-acid sequence MTTSKVAIQGVKILTSRGWVEDGTVLIEDGIFTSVNQCEVPHGFEIVNGQGLQMLPGIIDLHGDAFERMICPRPGINIPLSMAMVENDRNLLAWGITTFYCSITDSYEPGLRSRETAGHIMEFILGTGKEFLKTNHRIHIRHEEANVLGHDELCEWLETGRIDILSINDHLPSTPEEKRWYRYLNSIKQRTSLSLEEITQLVMQVRETRDQADEQIETLIKIAQGRNIPLASHDDDTPEKVALSQKRGVAIAEFPASVDLAAQCQAYGASVLMGAPNLVRGGSHLGLMSVGTGIKSQVIDCLCSDYHYPSLFYSPFKIAEEGLMCFEEAWSLVSSKPAAAAGIGDRKGQVAPGLDADFLLISPDLPVLCAIVSVYVLGKEVVYYPLKKL; translated from the coding sequence GTGACAACCAGCAAAGTTGCCATTCAAGGAGTTAAAATCCTGACTTCTAGAGGATGGGTAGAAGACGGCACGGTTTTGATAGAGGATGGGATATTTACCAGTGTTAACCAATGTGAGGTTCCCCATGGATTTGAGATAGTGAATGGACAGGGTTTACAAATGTTACCCGGGATTATTGACCTGCATGGGGATGCTTTTGAAAGAATGATTTGTCCCAGGCCTGGAATAAATATTCCCCTGTCTATGGCTATGGTTGAAAACGACCGAAATCTTTTGGCATGGGGTATCACGACTTTTTACTGCTCTATTACCGATTCCTATGAACCTGGTTTACGCAGTCGCGAAACGGCTGGTCATATTATGGAATTTATTTTAGGCACGGGTAAGGAGTTTTTAAAAACTAATCACCGGATTCATATTAGACATGAGGAAGCTAATGTTTTGGGACATGATGAGTTGTGTGAATGGTTGGAGACGGGTCGTATAGATATTTTATCGATAAATGACCATCTACCATCTACTCCAGAAGAAAAGAGATGGTATAGATACCTAAATAGTATTAAACAAAGAACTTCTTTATCTCTGGAGGAAATAACTCAACTGGTTATGCAGGTGAGGGAAACAAGAGACCAAGCTGATGAGCAAATAGAAACTCTCATCAAAATCGCCCAGGGGCGGAATATTCCTCTGGCTTCCCATGATGATGATACACCAGAAAAGGTGGCTCTTAGTCAAAAAAGGGGGGTGGCAATTGCGGAATTTCCGGCGAGTGTGGATTTGGCGGCTCAGTGTCAAGCTTATGGAGCTTCTGTACTCATGGGGGCACCTAATTTAGTGCGTGGAGGTTCTCACCTTGGTTTAATGAGTGTGGGGACGGGGATAAAATCTCAAGTTATTGATTGTCTTTGCTCGGACTATCACTATCCCTCATTATTTTATAGTCCCTTCAAAATAGCAGAAGAGGGACTAATGTGTTTTGAAGAAGCATGGTCGTTGGTTTCTAGTAAACCTGCTGCTGCTGCTGGTATTGGCGATCGTAAGGGACAAGTTGCTCCGGGTCTGGATGCTGATTTCCTCTTAATATCACCGGATTTACCTGTGCTCTGTGCTATTGTATCTGTTTATGTGTTGGGAAAAGAAGTTGTCTATTATCCTCTGAAAAAACTATGA
- a CDS encoding GNAT family N-acetyltransferase: MKLKIRLTDSQDWSILNQLYADMDQKAPLADHRVQEIFTEISQIPNYHIYLAELDYEPVGTFSLLYVPTMMHPGYHRFAILDAVTVISSLRGQGIGTEMVRFALEQSVAAGCYKVTLSSNLKRDNAHRFYQSLGFEQHGWSFNCVVQPDIKQDGLAVG; encoded by the coding sequence ATGAAACTGAAAATTCGCCTAACTGATTCTCAGGATTGGTCAATATTAAATCAGTTATATGCTGATATGGATCAAAAAGCTCCCCTAGCTGACCATCGAGTGCAAGAGATTTTCACAGAAATTAGTCAGATTCCCAATTACCATATCTACCTTGCGGAATTAGACTATGAACCAGTGGGGACATTTAGTCTTCTGTATGTACCGACAATGATGCATCCTGGTTATCATAGATTTGCCATATTGGATGCAGTCACAGTTATCTCCTCTCTTAGAGGTCAGGGGATTGGCACAGAAATGGTTAGATTTGCCCTGGAGCAGAGTGTAGCAGCAGGTTGTTATAAGGTTACTTTATCTTCCAACTTAAAGCGTGATAATGCTCATAGGTTTTATCAGTCATTAGGATTTGAACAACATGGTTGGAGCTTTAACTGTGTAGTTCAACCAGATATTAAACAGGATGGGTTAGCAGTAGGGTAA
- the phnD gene encoding phosphonate ABC transporter substrate-binding protein: protein MKRRSFIESSALFGASLLGTQVIATIGNKGIEPVQAQQIKELNFGIISTESQANQRPLWEPFIAALSTSIGIPVRAFYATQYAGVIEAMRFGQVQIAWYGGKSYIEAAKIANAEAFAQTVSSDGKKGYYAHLIANKSSPITAAAKKQGGDKYVIRNASKLTFAFNDPNSTSGFLVPSYYVFGKNKVDPKKVFKRLIFSGSHEATALAVANNQVDVATNNNESLERLEKTRPSARQNIEIIWTSPIIPSDPIAYRKDLPADVKKKLQNFFYNFKDKKILEPLQWSALIPANDKTWNPIRELDLAKQVLDLEAKTDLTPADKQKLNNLNSQLRKLQGR, encoded by the coding sequence ATGAAACGCAGATCATTCATTGAAAGCTCCGCTTTATTTGGTGCGTCTTTACTAGGTACTCAAGTCATTGCCACCATTGGTAACAAGGGTATTGAGCCAGTACAAGCCCAACAAATAAAAGAACTGAACTTCGGTATCATTTCCACGGAATCCCAAGCCAATCAAAGACCCCTTTGGGAACCATTTATTGCGGCGTTATCAACTTCCATAGGCATTCCTGTGCGAGCTTTTTATGCTACCCAATATGCGGGGGTAATTGAAGCCATGCGTTTTGGTCAGGTGCAAATAGCTTGGTATGGAGGTAAATCCTATATTGAAGCTGCTAAAATTGCCAATGCAGAAGCCTTTGCCCAAACTGTTTCTAGCGATGGAAAAAAAGGTTACTATGCCCATCTAATTGCCAATAAGAGTAGTCCAATTACAGCAGCAGCAAAGAAACAGGGTGGGGATAAATATGTGATCCGAAATGCGAGTAAATTAACTTTTGCGTTTAACGACCCTAACTCTACCTCTGGGTTTTTAGTACCTAGTTACTATGTATTTGGTAAAAATAAAGTTGACCCCAAGAAAGTTTTTAAACGCTTAATTTTCTCAGGTAGTCATGAAGCTACAGCTTTAGCAGTCGCCAATAACCAGGTGGATGTAGCCACTAATAATAATGAGTCTCTAGAAAGACTGGAAAAAACTAGGCCCTCAGCCAGACAGAACATTGAGATCATCTGGACATCACCAATTATCCCTAGTGATCCCATAGCTTATCGTAAAGATTTACCAGCTGATGTGAAGAAAAAACTGCAGAATTTCTTCTACAATTTCAAAGACAAAAAAATCTTAGAACCTTTGCAGTGGTCAGCGTTAATACCGGCTAATGATAAAACCTGGAACCCTATTCGAGAATTGGATCTTGCTAAACAGGTTTTGGACTTGGAGGCTAAAACTGATCTAACCCCTGCGGATAAACAAAAATTAAACAACTTGAATAGCCAACTACGAAAACTGCAAGGACGTTAA